A single window of Triplophysa rosa linkage group LG2, Trosa_1v2, whole genome shotgun sequence DNA harbors:
- the nanos2 gene encoding nanos homolog 1, with translation MQSRQADEKEGIPAPDGCFLMWHDYMDLRKTLSELVKEESDGDAVTQDPDVVKPRPPSQGIGSAGSSVSSNPGQRSPSDTCGFCKQNGESVEIYTSHRLKSKDGQVLCPVLRNYVCPFCSATGDRAHTRQYCPVRNNSHHMKEH, from the coding sequence ATGCAGTCCCGTCAAGCTGATGAGAAGGAGGGCATCCCTGCACCGGACGGGTGCTTCCTCATGTGGCACGACTACATGGATCTGCGGAAAACTCTGTCGGAGCTGGTCAAGGAAGAGTCCGACGGTGATGCTGTGACGCAGGATCCTGACGTCGTGAAACCCCGCCCCCCGTCCCAGGGCATCGGATCTGCGGGCAGCAGCGTGTCCTCGAACCCGGGCCAGCGGAGCCCCAGCGACACCTGCGGCTTCTGCAAGCAAAACGGAGAGAGTGTGGAGATTTACACGAGCCACAGACttaagagcaaagacggacaaGTCCTCTGCCCGGTCTTGAGGAATTACGTGTGTCCTTTCTGCTCGGCCACCGGGGACAGGGCGCACACCCGGCAGTACTGCCCCGTGAGGAACAACTCTCACCACATGAAAGAACACTAA